A window of Aquibium oceanicum genomic DNA:
TCGCCACGCAGGCGCAGCTCGACCAGGCGACGACCTCCAACGAGATGGCCGAGGCGCAGCTGGGGCAGGCGAAGGCGAACCTCGCGGTCGCCGGCCTAGCCGCTCGTGAAGAAGCCATCAAAGCGGCCGAGAGCCAGGTGGAACAGGCGCAGGCGACGCTCGACAACGCGCGCTGGCGGCTGACGCAGCGGGTGATCGCCGCGCCGTCCGCAGGGCGGGTAAACGACGTCATCCGCAACGCGGGCGACATCGCGGGACCGTCCGCGCCGGTGGTCTCGCTGCTGCCCGATGGGGCGGTGAAGCTGAAGCTCTACGTGCCGGAAGAGGCCTTCTCGTCCGTCAAGGTCGGCGACGCGCTTCGCGTCCGCTGCGATGGCTGCCCGCCCGGCCTGTCGGCACGGGTCTCCTACGTCTCCCCGGAACCGGAGTTCACGCCGCCGGTGATCTATTCGATCGAGACGCGCCAGAAGCTCGTCTACCTCGTCGAGGCGCGGCCTGAGGAGGCGGACACGCGGCTGCAGCCCGGGCAGATCGTGGACGTGGAACTGGGGCAGTAGGGCAGCAGGGCAGTAGGGCAGTAGGGCAGTAGGGCAGTAGGGCAGTAGGGCAGTAGGGCAGTAGGGCAGTAGGAACCTTCGAGGCGAAGCGATGACTTGCCGAGACAGTATCCCCGAACATCGCGTTCTCACTGCACCGCCGGCTGATGCGCCGTCCGCGGGCGTCCGGGGCTACTGCCGCGTGCCTTCTCTGCTGGCCAACCTCCCTATTACCCTAATGCCCTACTCCCTTAATCCCCTACTCCCTTGTCAAACCTCATGAACGCCATCGAGGTCACGAATCTCGTCAAGCGCTTCGGCGACAAGACCGTCGTCGACCACGTCTCCATGAGCGTGGCGGAAGGCGAGATCGTCGGCTTCCTCGGACCGAACGGCTCCGGCAAGACCACGACGATCCGCATGATGTGCGGCCTGCTCACGCCCGACGAGGGGGAGGGGCGGGTGCTCGGCTACGACCTTCGCACGCAAGGCCTGATGATCAAGCGCGAAGTCGGCTACATGACCCAGAAGTTCTCGTTCTACGAGGACCTGACGATCGCGGAAAACCTCGCCTTCGTCGCGCGGCTCTATGGGCTGAAGCCAGTCGCCAGGAATGTCGGCGACACGCTCGAGGAGCTCGGCCTCGCATCGCGCCGCAACCAGCTGGCCGGCACCCTGTCGGGCGGGTGGAAGCAGCGGCTCGCGCTCGCTGCCTGCATCATGCACCACCCCAGACTGCTGCTTCTCGACGAACCGACGGCGGGCGTCGATCCCAAGGCGCGACGCGAGTTCTGGGACGAGATCCACCGATTGGCCCGGGGCGGGCTGACCGTGCTGGTCTCGACCCACTACATGGACGAGGCCGAGCGCTGCCATCGCATCGCCTACATCTCCTACGGCAGGATGCTGGCGACCGGGACGGTCGCCGACGTGGTGCGCGAGGCGGGGCTCACCACCTTCCTCGTTTCCGGGCCGAACCTGCACGAGGTGGCCGCCGCGCTCGAAGGTCAGGCGGGCGTCGAGCAGGTGGCGCCGTTCGGCTCGACGCTGCACGTAGTGGGCTCTGACGCGGCAAAGCTCGAAGAGACACTGACGGCGCTGGCCGCCGGCCGCGACATTCGCGTGGAGCCCGGAGAGACCAGCCTGGAGGACGTCTTCATCCAGTTCATGGCGAACTCGAAGGACAACATGCGATGAACCGGTTGTTTTCGCTAGGTCGGCTCGGTGCCATGCTGACGAAGGAATTCATCCAGATGCGACGCGACCGCATCACCTTCGCCATGATGCTCGGCGTGCCGCTGATGCAGCTGGTGCTCTTCGGCTACGCCATCAACAACGATCCCAAGAGCCTGCCGGCCGCGCTGGTCGCCACGAGCAACGACCACTACACGCGCGCCATCGTCTCGGCGCTCCAGACGACCGACTACTACCGCTTCGACCATGTCGCTGCGAGTTCCGCCGAAGCCGAGCAGCTGATGGCCAGCGGCAAGGTCTCGTTCGTGGTGACGATCCCAGCCGACTTCGCACGCCGAGTCGACCGCGGCGACAGCCCGCGCATCCTGGTGGAAGCGGACGCCACGGACCCGTCCGCCTCGTCCGGTGCGGTATCGACGCTCTCGACGCTCGCCTCCCGCGCCCTGCTTCGCGAGCAGGGGCTGGAGCACGAGGCGGCGGAGCGCGCCAGGGGCGCGCTCGAGGTGATCGTGCATCGGCGCTACAATCCGGAGGGCGTTTCGCAATACAACATCGTGCCTGGCCTGCTCGGCGTCATCCTGCAGATGACCATGGTGATGATGACCGCCATGGCGCTGACCCGCGAGACCGAACGCGGCACGATGGAGAACCTGCTCGCCATGCCGGCGAGCCCGGTGGAGATCATGCTCGGCAAGGTCCTGCCCTATCTGGCCGTCGGCTCGGTCCAGGTCACCGTGGTGCTCGTCGCGGCCAAGCTCCTGTTCGGGGTGCCCTTCATCGGCTCCCTGCCCATGCTGCTGTCGGTCATCCTGGTCTTCGTGCTGGCGCTGGTGCTTCTCGGCTATACGATCTCGACAGCCGCGCGCACGCAGATGCAGGCCATGCAACTGACCTTCTTCTTCTTCCTGCCCTCGATCCTTCTTTCCGGCTTCATGTTCCCCTACCGCGGCATGCCGGACTGGGCACAGGCCTTCGGCGAGATCCTGCCGCTGACGCATTTCCTGAGGGTGATCCGAGCCGTGATGCTGAAGGGCGCCGACTTCGCCGCCATCGCGCCGGAAGTGGTCTGGCTGTTCGGTTTCGTGATCTTCTTCTCGATCCTCGCCCTCGTGAGGTTCCGGCGCACGCTGGACTAGAGGAACCGATACCGGCTAAACCTCTCCAGCGAAAAAAGCCGAGAGGGAGAGAGCATGTTTCGCTGGGGTATCCTGTCCACCGCCAAGATCGCGCGCGAGCACG
This region includes:
- a CDS encoding ABC transporter permease, producing MNRLFSLGRLGAMLTKEFIQMRRDRITFAMMLGVPLMQLVLFGYAINNDPKSLPAALVATSNDHYTRAIVSALQTTDYYRFDHVAASSAEAEQLMASGKVSFVVTIPADFARRVDRGDSPRILVEADATDPSASSGAVSTLSTLASRALLREQGLEHEAAERARGALEVIVHRRYNPEGVSQYNIVPGLLGVILQMTMVMMTAMALTRETERGTMENLLAMPASPVEIMLGKVLPYLAVGSVQVTVVLVAAKLLFGVPFIGSLPMLLSVILVFVLALVLLGYTISTAARTQMQAMQLTFFFFLPSILLSGFMFPYRGMPDWAQAFGEILPLTHFLRVIRAVMLKGADFAAIAPEVVWLFGFVIFFSILALVRFRRTLD
- a CDS encoding HlyD family secretion protein, translated to MSVLCGLPFAAYIWSACAAPPPLAVGYVEGDYVMLAPIEVAQVTQVAVHRGQTVEAGAEVARLEDTDARIAVSQSEAALSQARAQLADLKLGKRPEEIAVLEAAVRSAEAQLRETQRTLARVEDLSKRGIATQAQLDQATTSNEMAEAQLGQAKANLAVAGLAAREEAIKAAESQVEQAQATLDNARWRLTQRVIAAPSAGRVNDVIRNAGDIAGPSAPVVSLLPDGAVKLKLYVPEEAFSSVKVGDALRVRCDGCPPGLSARVSYVSPEPEFTPPVIYSIETRQKLVYLVEARPEEADTRLQPGQIVDVELGQ
- a CDS encoding ABC transporter ATP-binding protein, producing the protein MNAIEVTNLVKRFGDKTVVDHVSMSVAEGEIVGFLGPNGSGKTTTIRMMCGLLTPDEGEGRVLGYDLRTQGLMIKREVGYMTQKFSFYEDLTIAENLAFVARLYGLKPVARNVGDTLEELGLASRRNQLAGTLSGGWKQRLALAACIMHHPRLLLLDEPTAGVDPKARREFWDEIHRLARGGLTVLVSTHYMDEAERCHRIAYISYGRMLATGTVADVVREAGLTTFLVSGPNLHEVAAALEGQAGVEQVAPFGSTLHVVGSDAAKLEETLTALAAGRDIRVEPGETSLEDVFIQFMANSKDNMR